One window from the genome of Sphingomonas lacunae encodes:
- a CDS encoding NAD-dependent epimerase/dehydratase family protein — MAVAPHALAGKLITLFGGGGFLGKHMAQALMAAGARVRIAQRHPSRAHAIKALGNLGQVQLVAVDATRPDLVAKAMIGSDAVINLIGILKGDFETAHVTTARNIANAAATIGARMIQVSAIGADSDSPSAYGRSKAAAEAAVRAALPGAIILRPSIVFGREDQFINRFAGMIRAASVLPLSPVPVVSGDTRFQPVFVGDVADAAVAALADPAAAGRTFELGGPQQISMRDLLDWIGRTSGHEPLLLDMPGFAASALATLTGWLPGAPITRDQLAMLAKDNVVAEGTDGLAALGIPATPLDAVAREWLDIYRPHGRFTKTSPA, encoded by the coding sequence ATGGCTGTCGCACCCCATGCCCTCGCCGGCAAGCTGATCACCCTGTTTGGCGGCGGCGGATTTCTTGGCAAGCATATGGCCCAGGCGCTGATGGCGGCGGGTGCACGCGTCCGTATCGCCCAACGCCACCCCTCACGCGCCCATGCCATCAAGGCGCTCGGCAATCTGGGGCAGGTGCAACTTGTGGCCGTCGACGCGACCCGGCCTGACCTTGTCGCCAAGGCGATGATCGGCAGCGATGCCGTGATCAACCTGATAGGCATATTGAAGGGCGATTTCGAAACCGCCCATGTCACCACTGCCCGCAATATCGCGAATGCCGCGGCCACCATCGGCGCCCGGATGATCCAGGTGTCGGCAATTGGCGCCGATAGCGATAGTCCATCTGCCTATGGCCGCAGCAAGGCGGCAGCGGAAGCGGCAGTGCGGGCCGCGCTACCCGGCGCAATCATCCTTCGCCCATCGATCGTGTTTGGCCGTGAGGACCAGTTCATCAACCGCTTTGCCGGGATGATCCGTGCCGCATCGGTCCTGCCGCTGTCGCCGGTTCCCGTGGTTTCGGGCGACACCAGATTCCAGCCCGTCTTTGTTGGCGATGTTGCCGATGCAGCAGTGGCGGCGCTGGCTGATCCCGCCGCCGCAGGACGGACCTTTGAACTGGGCGGACCGCAGCAGATCAGCATGCGCGACCTGCTCGACTGGATCGGCCGGACGAGTGGTCACGAGCCGCTGTTGCTCGACATGCCCGGCTTTGCCGCCAGCGCCCTCGCGACGCTGACCGGCTGGTTGCCGGGAGCGCCGATCACCCGCGATCAACTCGCCATGCTGGCCAAAGACAATGTTGTGGCAGAAGGGACGGATGGGCTAGCGGCTTTGGGCATACCGGCAACCCCGCTGGATGCCGTGGCGCGTGAGTGGCTGGACATTTATCGCCCGCATGGCCGCTTTACCAAGACCAGCCCCGCCTGA
- a CDS encoding DUF3526 domain-containing protein, with protein MVDQPDAEAGDDMTLWQHEWRLLTRQRLAVVSIILLAVLSAAAVFAGLAEVQRQQHVIERIQPQQRADEAAIARWVSVDGDPGNAAYYTAHATWDSPTAMAFAALGQRDVAPYVLRVRALGLEGQLQESESYNAELALPGRFDWAFVLTYLLPIFLIGLLHDSKSSEREAGRAQMLALMARSPILLWGRRIALRAGLSWLALTLPLAIGATLAGASVAQALPFALTGLAYTLIWTLLILLITRAARASVANAAILSALWLLVTLILPTLALLAINDRHPVRQGVELTLAQREKVHAGWDRPKDETMASFVSLYPEWADLAKVEGGFHWKWYYAFQHLGDQAVAPQASAYRQALLARDAETRALGWVLPAVGVQYRLHRFAETDLSAQLAYQDRIRRFHEQLRRFYYPYIFNERPFREADFSRAPRWPTVSGE; from the coding sequence TTGGTTGACCAGCCGGATGCTGAGGCGGGTGACGATATGACGCTGTGGCAGCATGAATGGCGCCTGTTGACGCGCCAGAGGCTGGCGGTGGTCAGCATCATCCTGCTGGCCGTGCTGAGCGCCGCAGCGGTTTTTGCCGGCCTCGCCGAAGTTCAGCGACAGCAGCATGTGATCGAGCGCATCCAGCCGCAGCAGCGGGCCGATGAAGCCGCCATTGCGCGCTGGGTCTCGGTCGACGGTGATCCCGGAAACGCGGCCTATTATACCGCTCATGCGACCTGGGATTCCCCGACGGCCATGGCCTTTGCCGCCCTGGGGCAGCGAGATGTCGCGCCCTATGTATTGCGGGTTCGCGCGCTGGGTCTGGAAGGCCAGTTGCAAGAGAGTGAGAGTTACAATGCGGAACTGGCCCTGCCTGGCCGTTTCGACTGGGCCTTTGTCCTGACCTATCTGCTTCCCATCTTTTTGATCGGCCTGTTGCATGACAGCAAATCCAGCGAACGGGAAGCTGGCCGGGCACAGATGCTGGCGCTGATGGCCCGATCGCCGATCTTGCTGTGGGGTCGGCGCATCGCGTTGCGGGCCGGGCTGTCTTGGCTGGCGCTGACCTTGCCACTGGCTATCGGTGCGACATTGGCCGGGGCGTCAGTGGCACAGGCCCTGCCTTTTGCGCTGACCGGCCTCGCCTATACACTAATCTGGACCCTGCTGATCCTGTTGATCACCAGGGCGGCCAGAGCCTCGGTCGCCAATGCGGCAATTCTCTCCGCCCTATGGCTGCTCGTCACGCTCATCCTTCCGACGCTGGCCCTTTTGGCAATCAACGACCGCCACCCTGTCCGGCAAGGCGTGGAATTGACCCTCGCCCAGCGCGAAAAGGTTCATGCCGGCTGGGACCGGCCAAAGGATGAAACCATGGCCAGCTTTGTCAGCCTTTACCCGGAATGGGCAGATCTGGCTAAGGTCGAAGGCGGCTTTCACTGGAAATGGTATTATGCCTTTCAGCATCTGGGGGATCAGGCGGTTGCGCCCCAGGCCTCAGCCTATCGTCAGGCATTGTTGGCCCGCGATGCCGAGACCCGTGCACTGGGCTGGGTCTTGCCGGCAGTGGGCGTTCAATATCGCCTGCATCGCTTTGCCGAAACCGACCTAAGCGCCCAGCTCGCCTATCAGGACCGGATCAGGCGGTTTCATGAGCAATTGAGGCGTTTCTATTATCCCTATATCTTCAACGAACGCCCGTTCCGCGAAGCCGATTTTTCCCGCGCGCCGCGATGGCCGACAGTTTCAGGGGAATAG
- a CDS encoding undecaprenyl-diphosphate phosphatase, with the protein MSSDIITAILLGIIEGLTEFLPVSSTGHLILAGELLGFTGEGSVTFKIAIQLGAILAVLVVYWRRFWNVGTGLLRRDAEAIAFTRNIMIGFFPAMIIGAVAYDAIRAVLQTPEIVAIALVVGGVLILLLERLVRTVTVNSVESMPLRTAIVIGCVQCIAMIPGVSRSGATILGALAMGVERKTAAEFSFFLAVPTMAGATVYSLYRDRALLSADDMEMIAIGFGVAFLVALAVVKAFVAIVARHGFAPFAWYRIVVGSAALVWLIMR; encoded by the coding sequence ATGTCCAGCGACATCATCACAGCCATATTGCTGGGCATCATTGAAGGGCTCACGGAATTCCTGCCCGTATCATCGACAGGGCATCTTATCCTTGCCGGGGAGTTGCTAGGATTTACCGGCGAAGGCTCGGTCACGTTCAAGATCGCTATCCAGCTGGGCGCGATCCTCGCAGTGCTGGTGGTCTATTGGCGGCGATTCTGGAACGTCGGAACGGGCTTGTTGCGCCGCGACGCTGAAGCCATAGCCTTCACCCGCAACATCATGATCGGTTTCTTTCCGGCGATGATCATCGGTGCTGTCGCCTATGACGCGATCCGCGCGGTGCTGCAAACGCCAGAGATTGTGGCGATTGCGCTGGTAGTAGGTGGTGTGCTGATCCTGCTGCTTGAACGATTGGTCAGAACGGTGACGGTCAACAGCGTCGAGAGCATGCCGTTGCGCACCGCCATCGTCATCGGTTGCGTGCAGTGCATCGCGATGATTCCCGGGGTCAGCCGCTCTGGAGCCACCATCCTTGGCGCGCTGGCGATGGGCGTGGAACGCAAGACAGCTGCTGAGTTCAGCTTTTTCCTTGCGGTGCCGACAATGGCCGGAGCCACCGTCTATTCGCTCTATCGCGACCGGGCGCTGTTATCGGCTGATGATATGGAGATGATTGCCATAGGTTTTGGCGTCGCCTTTCTCGTGGCACTGGCTGTGGTGAAGGCTTTTGTGGCGATTGTCGCCCGGCACGGTTTTGCACCTTTTGCTTGGTATCGTATTGTGGTCGGGTCCGCCGCACTGGTTTGGCTGATCATGCGTTAA
- a CDS encoding DUF3526 domain-containing protein — MSPVARVCANDLTGMARNRVAIIAIGLTILLSIAAALTSVAHRDANAEMRARFQTEADARFDGQPERHPHRVVHYGHFVFRVPPALAAFDPGVDAFTGNSIYLEGHRQNSANFGDVRQSSLLARFGTLTPAFVLQILAPLVLIFIGFGIVVREREAGTLRQSLAQGLRAHQLVAGKLLALLAASALLGAPGALALAWLVATESAPLWPALALALAYALYLLIWAVLILTVSARATTSRGALLLLLSIWAAFVVLIPRVAPDLAAAAHAAPTRLETDIAIQRDLRQMGDSHDPDDPHFAAFKQSVLDRYGVDRVEDLPVNYRGLLALEGERMSSLLFERYARQLSATQRQQSKFALMAAAFSPTIAIRDFSMRAAGTDLEAHRRFLDQAEAYRYAIVQQLNRLQAEALTFHDDSNRNSDPDAARRVRIDTSNWQALPDFQYQAADPKAQLQSAMPAGFWLMFWLLASGLLLWLTSRMLRRVTI; from the coding sequence ATGAGCCCCGTAGCGCGCGTTTGCGCCAATGATCTGACCGGCATGGCGCGCAACCGGGTGGCGATCATTGCAATCGGCCTGACCATCCTGTTGTCGATTGCCGCCGCCCTGACCAGCGTCGCCCATCGCGATGCGAACGCCGAGATGCGCGCACGTTTTCAGACAGAGGCGGATGCACGGTTTGATGGCCAGCCTGAGCGCCATCCCCACCGGGTTGTGCATTATGGCCATTTCGTCTTTCGCGTCCCGCCAGCACTGGCAGCCTTTGATCCGGGGGTCGACGCCTTTACCGGCAACAGCATCTATCTGGAGGGCCATCGCCAGAACAGCGCCAATTTTGGCGATGTTCGCCAATCATCCCTGCTGGCGCGTTTCGGAACGCTGACTCCGGCCTTTGTGCTCCAAATCCTCGCGCCTCTGGTGCTCATCTTCATCGGCTTTGGCATCGTCGTGCGCGAGCGGGAAGCAGGCACATTGCGCCAGTCACTGGCCCAGGGATTGCGGGCACACCAGTTGGTTGCAGGCAAGCTGCTGGCCCTGCTCGCGGCATCGGCACTGCTTGGCGCACCGGGGGCATTGGCACTGGCGTGGCTGGTCGCGACCGAATCCGCACCGCTTTGGCCGGCGTTGGCGCTGGCCCTCGCTTATGCGCTCTATCTGTTGATCTGGGCCGTGCTTATTCTGACCGTTTCGGCGCGCGCCACTACCAGCCGGGGCGCCTTGTTGCTGTTGCTGTCGATATGGGCTGCGTTCGTTGTCCTGATCCCCCGAGTAGCCCCCGACTTGGCAGCGGCTGCGCACGCAGCGCCGACGCGTCTGGAAACCGACATCGCCATACAAAGGGATCTGCGACAGATGGGTGACAGCCATGATCCCGACGATCCCCATTTCGCCGCGTTCAAGCAATCGGTGCTCGACCGCTATGGCGTGGACCGGGTCGAGGATCTGCCGGTCAATTATCGCGGGCTGCTGGCGCTGGAAGGTGAACGAATGAGTTCACTGCTGTTCGAACGCTATGCCCGCCAGTTGTCAGCGACACAACGCCAGCAGAGCAAATTTGCCCTGATGGCGGCCGCGTTCAGCCCGACCATAGCGATACGTGATTTTTCAATGCGGGCCGCGGGCACCGACCTGGAAGCACATCGCCGGTTTCTCGATCAGGCCGAAGCCTATCGCTATGCCATCGTCCAGCAACTCAACCGCTTGCAAGCCGAAGCGCTGACCTTTCACGATGACAGCAACCGCAACAGCGACCCCGATGCCGCGCGGCGCGTGCGCATTGACACAAGCAATTGGCAAGCGCTGCCTGATTTCCAATATCAGGCCGCGGACCCCAAGGCACAATTACAGTCCGCCATGCCGGCCGGTTTCTGGCTAATGTTCTGGTTGCTGGCCAGCGGCCTGTTGCTTTGGTTGACCAGCCGGATGCTGAGGCGGGTGACGATATGA